The Alnus glutinosa chromosome 7, dhAlnGlut1.1, whole genome shotgun sequence genome includes a region encoding these proteins:
- the LOC133872991 gene encoding cytochrome P450 81Q32-like — translation MEDMLLYYSSIALSLFLVALAFKLIYRQTPRHLPPSPPSLPIIGHLHLVKKPLHRTFQTLSQKYGQIFSLRFGSRLVVIVSSPSAVEECFTKNDVVFANRPPSLGAKHLGYKHTTVIASPYGDHWRNLRRICSLEIFSTNRLNTFLGIRQDEVKRLLRKLSRNSREDFAKVELKSMFSDLTFNSIMRMVAGKRYYGYGEDVRDEEEARQFKEIMKEAFENAGASNPHEFVPMLRWIDHESLEKRLMRLANKTDAFLQALVDEKKGKEEGNTMIDHLLSLQKSQPDYYTDQIIKGLILVLVLAGTDTSAVTLEWAMANLLNHPAVLKKARAELDNQIGEEILIDEPDVSKLRYLQSIISETLRLYPAAPLLVPHMSSEDCTVGGYDVPRNTILLVNAWAIHRDPEVWDDATSFKPERFECREADAHKLMPFGLGRRACPGAGLAQRTVGLALGCLIQCFEWERVGDEVIDMGEGNGITMPKAVALEAMCKARPIMNNLLSDSVDYV, via the exons ATGGAGGACATGTTGCTGTACTACTCATCCATTGCCCTCTCTCTTTTCCTCGTCGCTCTTGCTTTCAAGCTGATCTACCGTCAAACACCCAGGCACCTCCCTCCCAGCCCACCTTCTCTCCCAATTATTGGTCATCTCCATCTTGTTAAAAAACCCCTCCACCGTACTTTCCAGACCCTTTCGCAAAAATACGGCCAAATTTTCTCTCTTCGATTCGGTTCCCGCCTGGTGGTTATTGTATCGTCCCCATCCGCAGTCGAGGAATGCTTCACCAAGAACGACGTCGTCTTCGCCAACCGTCCTCCCTCCCTAGGGGCCAAGCACCTGGGCTACAAACACACCACCGTGATAGCATCCCCCTACGGCGACCACTGGCGCAACCTCCGCCGCATTTGCTCCCTCGAGATCTTCTCAACCAACCGCCTCAACACCTTCTTGGGCATCCGACAGGACGAGGTCAAGCGCTTGTTGCGCAAACTTTCACGAAACTCGCGTGAAGATTTCGCCAAGGTGGAGCTGAAATCAATGTTCTCGGATCTCACCTTTAACAGCATAATGAGAATGGTGGCAGGGAAGCGGTACTACGGGTACGGGGAGGACGTTAGGGACGAAGAAGAGGCGAGGCAGTTTAAGGAGATAATGAAAGAGGCTTTCGAAAATGCAGGGGCGTCGAATCCTCATGAATTCGTGCCCATGTTGCGGTGGATTGATCACGAGAGTTTGGAGAAGAGGTTGATGAGGCTTGCCAACAAGACGGATGCCTTCTTGCAAGCTCTTGTTGACGAGAAGAAGGGTAAGGAGGAAGGGAACACCATGATCGACCATCTGCTTTCCCTGCAGAAATCCCAGCCGGATTACTACACCGACCAGATTATCAAAGGCCTTATTTTG GTCCTGGTGCTTGCGGGGACTGACACATCAGCAGTGACGTTAGAGTGGGCAATGGCCAATCTGCTCAACCATCCTGCTGTGTTGAAGAAGGCTAGAGCTGAGTTGGACAATCAAATTGGGGAGGAGATTTTGATAGACGAACCAGATGTGTCTAAACTGCGCTACCTTCAAAGCATAATCTCGGAGACCCTTCGATTGTACCCTGCGGCTCCACTGCTAGTACCCCACATGTCCTCAGAGGACTGTACCGTGGGAGGATATGATGTACCACGTAACACGATATTATTGGTGAATGCATGGGCCATACACAGAGACCCAGAGGTGTGGGATGACGCGACAAGTTTTAAGCCTGAGAGATTCGAGTGCCGCGAGGCTGACGCGCACAAGTTGATGCCGTTCGGGCTGGGAAGGAGGGCATGTCCTGGGGCTGGACTCGCGCAACGGACGGTGGGGTTGGCCTTGGGGTGTTTGATTCAATGCTTTGAGTGGGAGAGGGTTGGGGACGAAGTAATAGATATGGGTGAAGGTAATGGGATCACCATGCCCAAAGCTGTGGCACTGGAGGCCATGTGTAAGGCGCGCCCCATTATGAATAACCTTCTTTCCGATTCTGTAGATTATGTTTGA